In a single window of the Mucilaginibacter defluvii genome:
- a CDS encoding arylsulfatase, translated as MKWFFGSALLIGLASTLIFFKPAPSLVSTAANDRPNIVVILADDLGYSDIGCYGSEISTPNIDFLAKNGIRYTRFYNTSRCCPTRASLLTGLYNQRAGIGNMTEAEDEPGYLGHLSDNAVTIAEVLKQAGYQTAMSGKWHVSNTPGLKDPKEQMKWLNHQTYQPTFSPIEQYPISRGFDKFYGTIWGVVDFFDPFSLVNGTEPVRKVPKNYYHTDAINDTAASYVRQMAKNKKPFFLYLAENAPHWPLMALPEDIAKYKDTYKVGWDAIRKARYDKMVKAGLIDPKTTPLSPRWDNNLKWENNPDKEWDAAAMAVHAAMIDRMDQGIGRVIQALKETGQLENTLIVFLSDNGASNENCTAYGPGFDRPDQTRTGQPIVYDMKKTIIPGKQTSYASIGQRWANVANTPYQFWKAQSYEGGVRTPMVSYWPKGIKMKGGSISAQMGHVKDFMATFMDLAKAKYPKTYKGHNVLPTQSHSFATSFKGKPTADEPLFNEHFGARYVRYKDWKLVSHSGNDTTWHLYAINKDEAELNDLAALHPAEVARLSSQWHKWAKDNYVYPKP; from the coding sequence ATGAAATGGTTTTTTGGATCGGCCTTGCTGATAGGGCTGGCATCAACCCTCATTTTTTTTAAACCGGCGCCTTCGTTGGTAAGTACCGCTGCTAACGATCGGCCAAATATTGTGGTGATCCTGGCCGATGACTTGGGTTATTCAGATATCGGCTGTTACGGCTCTGAGATCAGCACGCCCAATATTGATTTTTTGGCGAAGAATGGCATACGGTACACAAGGTTTTACAATACTTCCAGGTGCTGCCCTACGCGTGCCTCGTTGCTTACAGGTTTGTATAATCAACGTGCGGGCATTGGCAACATGACGGAAGCAGAAGATGAACCGGGCTATCTCGGCCATTTGTCAGACAACGCCGTAACTATTGCCGAGGTATTAAAACAGGCGGGCTACCAAACGGCCATGTCGGGCAAGTGGCATGTATCGAACACGCCGGGATTAAAAGACCCGAAAGAGCAGATGAAATGGCTGAATCATCAAACCTATCAACCCACATTTTCGCCTATTGAACAATACCCAATCAGCAGGGGGTTTGATAAGTTTTATGGCACAATTTGGGGTGTGGTTGATTTTTTTGACCCTTTCAGTTTGGTAAACGGTACCGAGCCGGTTAGGAAGGTGCCAAAAAACTATTACCATACCGATGCCATTAACGATACGGCGGCATCATACGTAAGGCAGATGGCTAAAAATAAAAAGCCATTCTTTTTATACCTTGCTGAAAATGCGCCACACTGGCCGCTGATGGCGTTGCCTGAAGATATAGCTAAATACAAGGATACTTATAAAGTAGGTTGGGATGCCATCCGTAAAGCGCGATACGATAAGATGGTAAAAGCTGGATTGATCGACCCGAAAACAACACCACTCTCACCGCGCTGGGATAACAATTTGAAGTGGGAGAACAACCCGGATAAAGAATGGGATGCCGCCGCTATGGCCGTACATGCCGCCATGATAGACCGGATGGATCAGGGTATAGGCCGGGTGATACAGGCACTGAAGGAGACCGGACAGTTGGAAAATACATTGATCGTGTTTTTGAGCGATAACGGCGCAAGCAACGAAAACTGTACTGCCTACGGCCCGGGGTTTGACCGCCCCGACCAAACCCGCACCGGCCAGCCTATAGTTTACGATATGAAAAAGACCATCATCCCCGGCAAACAAACATCGTATGCGTCTATAGGACAGCGCTGGGCTAATGTTGCCAATACGCCCTACCAATTTTGGAAAGCACAATCATACGAAGGCGGAGTGCGCACGCCGATGGTATCCTACTGGCCAAAAGGCATAAAAATGAAGGGTGGCAGCATATCGGCGCAAATGGGGCATGTAAAGGATTTTATGGCTACGTTTATGGATTTGGCCAAGGCAAAATATCCTAAAACATACAAAGGGCATAATGTATTGCCAACGCAAAGCCACAGTTTTGCCACCTCGTTCAAAGGTAAGCCTACTGCAGACGAACCATTGTTTAATGAGCATTTTGGAGCACGGTATGTACGATATAAAGATTGGAAACTCGTATCGCACAGCGGAAACGATACGACCTGGCATCTGTATGCTATTAATAAAGATGAAGCGGAACTGAATGACCTTGCCGCTTTACACCCGGCAGAAGTTGCCCGGCTAAGCAGTCAATGGCATAAATGGGCGAAAGATAACTATGTATATCCTAAGCCATAA
- a CDS encoding formylglycine-generating enzyme family protein: MNKAKKQFFAVALAICLFFLEGCISKPQNKQVNKKASPKKKALCCQSNMPSRFGIAGMGSQKIADTGVLKSHAGMVFIKGGTFSMGGDNNQAADDEYPKHKVTVSGFWMDATEVTNAQFAWFVKATGYITTAERKPDWNELKKQLPPSTPKPDESMLVPASLVFTPPSYPVQLDNYAQWWAWVPGADWKHPQGPKSNITGKDTYPVVQISYYDAQAYCKWAGKRLPTEAEWEWAARGGRQNNIYPWGNEPVDKGKPKTNSWQGEFPWKNTVADKFERLAPVSSFAPNPYKLFDMAGNVWEWCADLYNNTYYQTINKPAGVGNPKGPAKSYDPDEPYAVKRVIRGGSFLCNDSYCSGYRVARRMKNTEDSSTEHVGFRCVRDK, from the coding sequence TTGAATAAAGCGAAAAAGCAATTTTTTGCAGTTGCCCTTGCTATTTGTTTGTTTTTTCTGGAAGGCTGTATCTCCAAGCCGCAAAATAAGCAAGTTAATAAAAAGGCATCTCCAAAAAAAAAGGCGTTATGCTGCCAATCAAACATGCCATCGAGGTTTGGTATAGCTGGTATGGGCAGCCAAAAAATTGCCGATACAGGAGTGTTAAAAAGCCATGCCGGTATGGTGTTCATTAAAGGCGGAACCTTTAGCATGGGCGGTGATAACAACCAGGCTGCTGATGATGAATATCCCAAACACAAGGTAACGGTTAGCGGCTTTTGGATGGATGCCACCGAGGTAACCAACGCGCAGTTTGCCTGGTTTGTAAAAGCTACCGGTTACATTACAACCGCCGAACGCAAACCCGACTGGAACGAGCTGAAAAAGCAACTGCCACCCAGTACGCCCAAACCCGATGAAAGTATGCTGGTGCCGGCATCTCTGGTATTTACCCCGCCCAGTTATCCGGTACAGCTGGACAACTATGCCCAATGGTGGGCCTGGGTGCCCGGTGCCGACTGGAAACACCCGCAAGGGCCTAAGAGCAATATTACAGGCAAGGATACTTACCCTGTGGTGCAGATAAGCTATTACGATGCACAGGCCTACTGTAAATGGGCCGGAAAGCGTTTACCTACCGAAGCAGAGTGGGAGTGGGCGGCAAGGGGTGGCAGGCAAAACAACATCTATCCCTGGGGTAACGAGCCGGTAGATAAAGGGAAGCCAAAAACTAACAGCTGGCAGGGCGAGTTTCCCTGGAAGAACACCGTAGCTGATAAGTTTGAGCGCCTGGCACCGGTGAGCAGCTTTGCGCCAAACCCTTATAAGCTATTTGATATGGCAGGCAATGTGTGGGAGTGGTGTGCCGATCTGTACAACAACACCTACTATCAAACCATAAATAAACCTGCCGGTGTAGGTAACCCAAAGGGACCCGCCAAAAGCTACGATCCTGATGAACCTTATGCGGTTAAGCGTGTAATACGCGGCGGATCATTTTTATGCAACGATAGTTATTGCTCGGGCTATCGCGTTGCACGACGGATGAAGAACACCGAAGATAGCAGTACCGAGCATGTGGGCTTTAGATGTGTGCGTGATAAATAA
- the lpxK gene encoding tetraacyldisaccharide 4'-kinase — protein MKYLRWLLFPLSLIYGLVVSIRNWFYDAGLLKSTLFNFPVICVGNLDVGGAGKSPMTEYLIRLLKHEYKVATLSRGYGRSTQGYLEASPDATATAVGDEPAQFKNKFADVTVAVCADRVTGIKKLMPAHDLVILDDAYQHRAVKPGFSILLFDYTRINEPRLMLPAGNLREPFVGRWRADVLIVSKCPHTLTLNDREQLVERLKPFAFQKVYFTSIAYQSLQTLGGAIAADVIDAHTTVFLLSGIANTTPLLQHLQGITTKIIHHKYADHHQFSLKNISKLADEFKACTAEKKLLITTEKDAQRLGEQQLLPLVNQLPFLVLPIGVKFIDGEQEFAGLIKNYVREYSSHNSIH, from the coding sequence ATGAAATATTTGCGCTGGTTATTATTTCCGTTATCGCTTATTTACGGGCTGGTGGTAAGCATACGTAACTGGTTTTACGATGCCGGCTTGTTAAAAAGCACGTTGTTCAACTTTCCGGTTATTTGTGTGGGCAACCTGGATGTAGGCGGCGCCGGTAAAAGCCCGATGACGGAGTATCTGATCCGTTTATTAAAGCACGAATACAAAGTTGCCACTCTGAGCCGGGGCTATGGCCGCTCAACGCAGGGCTACCTGGAGGCAAGCCCGGATGCAACCGCTACAGCAGTAGGAGATGAGCCTGCCCAGTTTAAAAATAAGTTTGCTGATGTTACCGTGGCGGTTTGTGCCGACAGGGTAACGGGCATTAAAAAGCTGATGCCGGCGCATGATCTGGTTATACTGGATGATGCTTACCAGCACCGCGCGGTAAAGCCGGGCTTCAGCATTTTGTTGTTTGATTATACCCGGATCAACGAGCCCCGTTTAATGTTGCCCGCGGGTAACCTGCGCGAACCGTTTGTTGGCCGCTGGCGTGCTGATGTATTGATAGTGAGCAAATGCCCGCACACGCTTACCCTGAATGACAGGGAACAACTTGTGGAACGCTTAAAGCCCTTCGCATTTCAAAAGGTTTATTTTACATCCATAGCTTACCAGTCGCTGCAAACGCTAGGTGGTGCGATAGCTGCTGATGTTATAGATGCGCATACAACGGTGTTTTTGTTGAGTGGCATTGCTAATACTACACCGCTTTTACAGCATCTGCAAGGCATTACTACAAAAATAATTCATCATAAATATGCTGACCATCATCAGTTCAGCTTAAAAAATATAAGTAAACTTGCTGATGAATTTAAGGCATGCACGGCAGAAAAAAAGCTGCTTATCACAACAGAAAAGGATGCGCAACGTTTAGGTGAACAGCAACTGCTGCCGCTGGTTAACCAACTGCCATTTTTAGTGTTGCCCATAGGTGTTAAATTTATTGATGGCGAACAGGAATTTGCCGGCCTTATAAAAAATTATGTTAGAGAATATTCATCGCACAACAGCATACATTAA
- a CDS encoding LacI family DNA-binding transcriptional regulator, whose product MFRAATIKDIAKALGISPSTVSRALSDSYEISAETKKKVIDYARQINYQGNPVAQSLRNKRSNSIGVLVADVANSFFSQVINGIESVAYESGYNIIISQSHEEYEREKANMQHLANRSVDGLLMSLSAQTTDYAHIRELHQQGLPIVFFDRILDEIETHRVSSDNFKTSYNVIKQLTDKGYQRIAILASTPQISITTERVNGYKQALADNNISVDESLIKYCYRGGRDADEITQALIALFNAGNKPDALFIASDLVSTASIRALNRISYPENLVIVGYSNADVIDLLTPRISYIRQPAFAMGQIATQMLIKLIESTYPVYEFETRLLDAEIIWQ is encoded by the coding sequence ATGTTCAGGGCAGCTACCATAAAAGATATTGCTAAGGCACTCGGTATTTCACCGTCCACCGTGTCGCGGGCCTTAAGCGACAGTTACGAAATCAGCGCCGAAACCAAAAAAAAGGTAATCGATTATGCCCGCCAGATCAACTACCAGGGCAACCCGGTAGCGCAAAGCCTGCGTAACAAGCGCAGTAATTCCATTGGTGTTTTGGTGGCCGATGTAGCTAACAGCTTTTTTTCACAGGTTATAAACGGTATCGAGTCGGTAGCTTATGAAAGCGGATACAACATCATTATATCGCAAAGCCATGAAGAATATGAGCGCGAAAAGGCCAATATGCAGCACCTGGCCAACCGTTCGGTTGATGGCTTGCTGATGTCGTTATCAGCGCAAACGACCGACTACGCGCACATCCGAGAACTCCACCAGCAAGGGCTACCCATTGTTTTCTTTGATCGCATACTGGATGAAATAGAAACGCACCGCGTAAGCAGCGACAATTTTAAAACATCGTACAACGTAATAAAACAGCTCACAGATAAGGGATATCAACGCATAGCTATACTGGCCAGTACACCGCAGATATCCATTACAACCGAAAGGGTAAATGGCTATAAGCAGGCACTTGCTGATAATAACATCAGCGTTGATGAAAGCCTGATTAAATACTGCTACCGTGGCGGCCGTGATGCGGACGAAATAACCCAGGCCTTAATCGCCCTGTTTAATGCCGGCAACAAACCTGATGCCCTTTTTATAGCAAGTGACCTGGTAAGCACTGCCAGCATACGTGCCCTAAACCGCATCAGCTACCCGGAAAACCTGGTTATTGTTGGCTATTCAAACGCCGATGTTATTGATCTGCTTACACCACGCATCTCCTACATCCGGCAACCCGCATTCGCGATGGGGCAGATAGCCACGCAAATGCTTATTAAACTGATTGAAAGCACCTACCCGGTTTACGAGTTTGAAACCCGTTTGCTGGATGCCGAGATCATCTGGCAATAA
- a CDS encoding purine-nucleoside phosphorylase has product MLENIHRTTAYIKSRIGDFVPEAGIILGTGLGGLVNEIAVEKQLMYANIPDFPISTVEFHSGKLIFGKLGGVNVVAMQGRLHYYEGYNMQQITFPVRVMKMLGIKTLYVSNASGSLNPGFKKGDLMVIEDHINLQPQNPLIGRNDSDLGPRFPDMSQPYRIDLIEKALNIASANNIICHKGVYVAVTGPNLETRAEYRYLRIIGGDAVGMSTVPEVIVARHMDLPVFAISVLTDEGFPEVLTPVSLEEIIAVAQESEPKLTLILKELIAGN; this is encoded by the coding sequence ATGTTAGAGAATATTCATCGCACAACAGCATACATTAAAAGCCGTATTGGCGATTTTGTACCCGAGGCAGGTATTATTTTAGGTACCGGCTTAGGTGGTTTGGTAAACGAGATTGCGGTTGAAAAACAACTGATGTACGCCAATATACCCGACTTCCCGATATCAACCGTAGAATTTCATTCGGGCAAACTGATATTTGGTAAACTGGGTGGCGTTAACGTGGTGGCCATGCAGGGCAGGCTGCACTATTACGAAGGGTATAATATGCAGCAGATCACCTTCCCGGTAAGAGTGATGAAAATGCTGGGTATTAAAACCCTGTACGTATCAAACGCCAGCGGCTCGTTAAACCCAGGCTTTAAAAAAGGCGACCTGATGGTGATTGAAGATCACATTAACCTTCAGCCGCAAAACCCGCTGATCGGGCGTAATGATTCTGATCTTGGCCCGCGTTTTCCGGATATGAGCCAGCCTTACCGTATCGATCTGATTGAGAAAGCACTCAACATTGCGTCGGCCAACAATATTATATGCCATAAGGGAGTTTATGTTGCGGTAACCGGCCCTAACCTGGAAACCCGTGCCGAATACCGTTACCTGCGTATTATTGGCGGCGATGCTGTAGGTATGAGTACTGTGCCCGAAGTAATTGTAGCCCGCCACATGGATCTGCCGGTGTTTGCCATATCCGTTTTAACTGATGAGGGCTTTCCGGAAGTGCTTACGCCGGTATCATTAGAAGAGATCATCGCTGTGGCGCAGGAGTCTGAACCGAAACTTACGCTGATATTAAAAGAACTGATAGCAGGGAACTAA
- a CDS encoding beta-L-arabinofuranosidase domain-containing protein, with translation MKFKLLLALVFMLGINTTANSQQANYTSSRAPLRQNPYIELPLGAIKPQGWLREMLIRQKNGATGKLDELYPLVMNQRNGWLGGDGDQWERGPYWIDGLLPLAYILQDKALIAKVKPWVEWSIKSQQPDGYFGPSKDYPYEAGIQRDNSRDWWPKMVMLKVLKQYYMATNDKRVISLLTNYFKYQLKELPAKPLDHWTFWARLRGGDNLMVVYWLYNITGDKFLLDLADLLHKQTHNFTGEFLDTDMLTRMGSIHGVNLAQGMKEPLIYYQHHPEQKYLEAMKKGFHDLTKYNGMAHGLYGGDESLHGNNPTQGSELCSAVEMMFTLESSLEITGDVDYADRLEKIAFNALPTQTTEDYMNRQYFQQANQVMLTRHVHNFDVNHAGTDVVYGLLSGFPCCTSNMHQGWPKFAQNLWYATADRGIAALVYSASEVTAKVADGKEVTFKEETNYPFDENVKFTLTSKKAKVLSFPFHLRIPAWCKSAVVKVNGQELQQAKCNQIIKIDRQWKNGDVVELQLPMHIYKNFWYENSVSVERGPLVYALKVGEETKLVKNDKDPIAYGKEYIEVRPTTPWNYGLIALDDKKFQQSISIDKKAIPVYPWTPDNAPLILKAKAKRIPSWTLYNDMTGPIPFSVIYNEGMPNQPEEVITLIPYGCSRLRISQFPQVR, from the coding sequence ATGAAATTTAAGTTATTGCTGGCTTTGGTATTCATGTTAGGTATCAATACCACTGCAAACAGCCAGCAGGCCAATTACACAAGCAGCCGTGCGCCGCTGCGTCAAAATCCTTACATCGAGCTACCGCTTGGTGCCATTAAGCCGCAGGGCTGGCTGCGCGAAATGCTTATCCGCCAAAAAAATGGCGCTACCGGTAAGCTGGATGAGCTTTACCCGCTGGTGATGAACCAACGAAATGGCTGGCTGGGTGGCGATGGCGACCAGTGGGAGCGTGGCCCGTACTGGATAGACGGTTTGCTGCCGCTGGCTTATATTTTGCAGGATAAGGCACTTATTGCCAAGGTGAAGCCCTGGGTGGAGTGGTCTATAAAAAGTCAGCAGCCTGACGGATACTTCGGCCCCTCTAAAGATTACCCTTATGAGGCAGGCATACAGCGTGATAACAGCCGTGACTGGTGGCCAAAGATGGTGATGCTCAAAGTGCTGAAACAATACTACATGGCAACCAACGATAAGCGGGTGATTAGTTTGCTGACTAACTATTTTAAATATCAGCTTAAGGAATTGCCTGCCAAACCGCTTGACCATTGGACGTTTTGGGCGCGCCTGCGCGGCGGCGATAACCTGATGGTGGTGTACTGGCTGTACAATATTACCGGTGATAAATTCCTGCTTGATCTGGCCGACCTGCTGCACAAGCAAACCCATAATTTTACAGGTGAATTTTTAGATACCGACATGCTTACCCGCATGGGCAGCATACATGGGGTTAACCTGGCGCAGGGGATGAAAGAGCCGTTGATCTATTACCAGCATCACCCCGAACAAAAATACTTAGAGGCCATGAAGAAAGGTTTTCATGATCTGACCAAATACAACGGCATGGCGCATGGCCTGTATGGCGGCGATGAGTCTTTACATGGCAACAACCCGACTCAGGGTTCGGAGTTATGCTCGGCGGTGGAGATGATGTTCACGCTGGAAAGCTCGCTCGAAATTACCGGCGATGTAGATTATGCCGACCGATTGGAGAAGATAGCCTTTAACGCCCTGCCAACCCAAACTACGGAGGATTACATGAATCGCCAGTATTTTCAGCAGGCCAACCAGGTAATGCTTACCCGCCATGTGCATAATTTTGATGTTAACCACGCCGGTACTGATGTGGTTTATGGTTTGCTATCAGGCTTTCCGTGCTGTACCTCAAACATGCACCAGGGTTGGCCCAAATTCGCGCAAAACTTGTGGTATGCTACTGCCGACAGGGGCATAGCCGCGTTGGTTTATTCGGCAAGCGAGGTAACGGCAAAAGTGGCCGATGGTAAAGAGGTGACTTTTAAAGAGGAAACCAATTATCCGTTTGATGAAAACGTAAAGTTCACGCTCACCAGCAAAAAGGCAAAAGTACTCTCATTCCCGTTCCACCTGCGCATACCGGCGTGGTGCAAAAGCGCGGTAGTAAAAGTGAACGGACAGGAACTGCAACAAGCCAAATGCAATCAGATAATTAAGATAGACCGTCAATGGAAAAACGGCGATGTGGTTGAGCTGCAACTGCCGATGCACATCTACAAAAACTTCTGGTACGAAAATTCGGTATCTGTCGAGCGCGGTCCGCTGGTGTACGCCCTTAAAGTTGGCGAGGAAACCAAACTGGTAAAGAATGATAAAGACCCTATTGCCTACGGCAAAGAATATATCGAGGTTAGGCCAACCACCCCGTGGAATTATGGTTTGATAGCTTTGGATGACAAAAAATTTCAGCAAAGCATCTCGATAGATAAGAAGGCGATACCAGTTTACCCCTGGACACCGGACAACGCGCCGTTAATACTAAAGGCCAAAGCCAAACGCATACCCAGCTGGACTTTATATAACGATATGACGGGCCCTATACCGTTCAGCGTGATTTATAATGAAGGTATGCCCAACCAACCCGAAGAAGTAATTACGCTGATACCTTACGGTTGCAGCAGGTTACGTATCTCGCAGTTTCCGCAAGTTAGGTAA
- the can gene encoding carbonate dehydratase, producing MCAHKSSELHDTSHITYEGLLEGNKQFVADTLKLDPEYFDKLANGQKPPVLWIGCADSRVPANQITHTQPGEIFVHRNIANMVIHTDMNMLSVLDYAVNVLKIKHVIVTGHYGCGGVLAAMGNTSVGIIDNWLRHIKDVYRLHASELNAIEDENKRGDRLVELNVIENVSNLCKTSIVQNAWKNGQDLSVHGWVYALNTGLITDLKVSQSSNSNLEEVFKFVL from the coding sequence ATGTGTGCACACAAATCATCAGAACTACACGACACAAGCCATATAACCTACGAAGGCTTGCTTGAAGGCAATAAACAATTTGTAGCCGATACGCTTAAACTTGACCCGGAATATTTTGACAAGCTGGCCAACGGCCAAAAGCCGCCGGTACTTTGGATTGGCTGTGCCGATAGCCGCGTACCAGCAAACCAGATAACGCATACCCAGCCGGGCGAAATATTTGTTCATCGTAACATTGCCAATATGGTAATACATACAGATATGAATATGCTCAGCGTGCTCGACTATGCCGTTAACGTACTTAAAATTAAGCATGTAATTGTTACCGGCCACTACGGCTGCGGTGGTGTTTTGGCCGCTATGGGCAATACTTCTGTAGGTATTATTGATAATTGGCTGCGCCACATTAAGGATGTTTACCGCTTGCATGCTTCAGAACTTAACGCTATTGAAGACGAGAATAAACGCGGCGACAGGCTGGTTGAATTAAACGTTATTGAGAACGTAAGCAACCTTTGCAAAACCTCGATAGTACAAAACGCCTGGAAAAACGGGCAGGACCTGAGCGTACACGGCTGGGTTTACGCTCTGAACACCGGCTTAATTACCGATTTAAAGGTGAGCCAAAGCTCAAACTCAAACTTGGAAGAAGTGTTTAAGTTTGTTTTATAA
- a CDS encoding SulP family inorganic anion transporter, with protein sequence MNQHEHTAGAAGIFDLHKYFLAKNLKRDLPASIVVFLVALPLCLGIALASGAPLFAGLLTGIIGGIVVGIASGSQLSVAGPAAGLTVIVLNAIATLGSYETFLLSIVIAGCMQIMLGLIKAGTIGNYFPSAVIEGMLAAIGIILIMKQFPHAVGYDADYEGDESFSQADQHNTFSEMMLAVSKINYGAVIISVVSLLILIYWPKFKKLAIVPAPLLVVIIGIAFTAAFAGTGFALLDKQFVNIPIVKSGGEFFSLFKSPNFSDLANKNVWIVAATIAIVASLESLLSLEAVDKIDPIKRVSPTNRELVAQGIGNVVSGMLGGMPMTAVIVRSSANVNSGARTKVSAIVHGVLLLLSLLFIPRLINMIPLSCLAAILLMTGYKLTRVELFRHVWRKGLSQFIPFVVTIIAVVFTDLLKGVGIGMLIGIFYILRTNLRNPYFYRIIKNNEGKKTIHIRLAEEVSFLNKAAIQVTLTSLPEGSDVLIDGSNSRYIDPDVLETIHNFKHNAYTKGIIVQLQDIKERYDVPKLKELIYKP encoded by the coding sequence ATGAATCAGCATGAACACACCGCTGGCGCTGCAGGCATTTTTGATCTGCACAAGTATTTTTTAGCTAAAAACCTGAAGCGGGACCTGCCTGCCAGTATCGTTGTATTTTTAGTTGCCCTGCCCTTGTGCCTGGGTATAGCGCTGGCATCGGGCGCGCCACTTTTCGCGGGTTTGCTAACCGGCATCATCGGCGGCATAGTAGTGGGCATAGCCAGCGGCTCGCAACTTAGCGTTGCCGGGCCAGCCGCCGGGCTTACCGTTATTGTGCTTAACGCCATTGCCACACTCGGCTCTTACGAAACCTTTTTGTTAAGCATTGTTATTGCCGGATGCATGCAAATCATGCTCGGGTTGATAAAGGCCGGCACCATAGGCAACTATTTTCCGTCAGCTGTAATTGAGGGTATGCTGGCGGCTATCGGCATCATCCTGATCATGAAACAGTTTCCGCACGCGGTTGGTTACGACGCGGATTACGAAGGCGACGAAAGCTTTTCACAAGCCGATCAGCATAATACTTTTTCAGAAATGATGCTGGCGGTATCAAAAATCAATTACGGCGCGGTAATCATCAGCGTAGTATCATTACTGATACTCATTTACTGGCCAAAATTTAAAAAACTGGCCATTGTACCCGCGCCGCTGCTGGTAGTAATTATCGGGATCGCCTTTACCGCAGCATTTGCAGGAACCGGCTTTGCCCTGCTCGATAAGCAATTTGTTAACATCCCCATTGTAAAAAGCGGCGGTGAGTTTTTTAGTCTTTTCAAATCGCCCAACTTTAGCGACCTGGCCAATAAAAACGTTTGGATAGTAGCCGCCACTATTGCCATTGTCGCCAGCCTGGAGAGCCTACTAAGCCTGGAAGCTGTTGATAAGATAGACCCGATAAAGCGCGTATCGCCTACCAATCGCGAGCTGGTAGCGCAAGGGATTGGTAACGTGGTAAGCGGTATGTTGGGCGGTATGCCCATGACGGCTGTAATCGTGCGCTCATCAGCCAACGTAAATTCGGGTGCGCGTACCAAAGTTAGCGCTATAGTGCATGGCGTTTTACTGCTGCTGTCATTACTGTTTATCCCGAGGCTGATCAACATGATACCGCTGTCGTGCCTGGCCGCGATCCTGCTGATGACAGGTTATAAACTCACCCGTGTCGAACTCTTCAGGCACGTGTGGCGCAAGGGGCTTTCGCAATTCATCCCCTTTGTGGTTACTATTATAGCCGTAGTATTTACCGATTTGCTTAAAGGTGTTGGTATTGGTATGCTGATAGGTATATTTTATATATTGCGCACCAACCTGCGCAACCCTTACTTTTATCGAATAATTAAGAATAACGAAGGCAAAAAAACCATCCACATCCGCCTGGCCGAAGAGGTGTCCTTTTTAAACAAGGCAGCCATACAAGTAACCCTCACCAGTTTGCCCGAAGGCAGCGATGTATTGATAGACGGATCAAACTCGAGATATATTGATCCGGACGTGCTTGAAACCATACACAACTTTAAGCACAACGCCTACACAAAAGGCATTATAGTGCAATTGCAGGATATTAAGGAAAGATATGACGTACCTAAGCTGAAGGAGCTGATTTATAAACCCTGA